Proteins found in one Lonchura striata isolate bLonStr1 chromosome 25, bLonStr1.mat, whole genome shotgun sequence genomic segment:
- the ACBD4 gene encoding acyl-CoA-binding domain-containing protein 4 → MEEPRCGAQFRAAVRVIQGLPRSGAYRPSYEEMLRFYSYYKQATAGRCQGPRPGFWDPIGRYKWDAWHSLGAMSKEEAMAAYVAEMKKVAQKVIDTVPMDESTEEMFRYFEPLYEVIHDMPRPPESFFKRKGGEWGPGCARRIPALGAALPARRSRWHRHRHRHRLHFGP, encoded by the exons aTGGAGGAGCCGCGCTGCGGGGCGCAGTTCCGCGCCGCCGTGCGGGTGATCCAGGGGCTGCCGCGCAGCG GTGCGTACCGGCCCTCGTACGAGGAGATGCTGCGCTTCTACAGCTACTACAAGCAGGCGACGGCGGGGCGctgccaggggccccggcccggctTCTGGGACCCCATCGGCCGCTACAAGTG GGAcgcctggcacagcctgggcgCGATGTCCAAGGAGGAGGCGATGGCCGCGTACGTGGCGGAGATGAAGAAGGTGGCCCAGAAG GTCATCGACACCGTGCCCATGGACGAGAGCACCGAGGAGATGTTCCGCTACTTCGAGCCGCTCTACGAGGTGATCCACGACATGCCCCGGCCCCCCGAGTCCTTCTTCAAGAGGAAGGGGGGTGAGTGGGGCCCCGGCTGCGCCCGGCGCATCCCTGCCCTCGGTGCCGCCCTCCCGGCACGGCGCTCCcgctggcaccggcaccggcaccggcaccgcctCCACTTCGGTCCCTGA